GCGTGTGCCGGCCGCCGGTAAATTCCGTCTCCAGCCAGCTTCTTGTTATAAGAAGCGCCAATCCTGGCCCGATTGTCCGTCCGCCCAGGCAAAGCACATTGGCGTCGTTATGTTCGCGGCTCATCCGCGCGGAAAATTCGTCGCCGCACAAAGCGGCCCTTATGCCTGAGAACCGATTGGCGGCAATTGACATGCCCACGCCGGTTCCGCAAATAAGTATGCCGCGCGCGAAACGCCCGTCTTTTATGGCGG
This Acidaminococcales bacterium DNA region includes the following protein-coding sequences:
- the rpiB gene encoding ribose 5-phosphate isomerase B produces the protein MKIVLSCDHGGYKLKESVKGLLSEAGMDFEDYGVFDEKPADYPEIAARVCAAIKDGRFARGILICGTGVGMSIAANRFSGIRAALCGDEFSARMSREHNDANVLCLGGRTIGPGLALLITRSWLETEFTGGRHTRRLAMIDKT